One Echinicola strongylocentroti DNA window includes the following coding sequences:
- a CDS encoding SusC/RagA family TonB-linked outer membrane protein — translation MKEKLPWAVSPRIKGAMALFWGVQFVISPIFTPAVSADSATALATSPIGQPYSFHLKDKEPKKTDEREKRFIEVINVPERNVFPLYVNERKENYPMVSSLDREIAEEKEVTGKVLVPGDPLGLPGVTVRLKGTDVVTVTNIDGEFSISVPDNNAVLIFSFVGYQTTEVPVGTQTDITVKLEENLEGLEEVVVVGFGTQKKESVVGAMSTINPSELKIPSSNLTTALAGRVSGMVSYQTSGEPGADNAQFFVRGVASFNNQNGPLILIDGVELTADDLARLQPDDIESFSVLKDPTTTAIYGARGANGIILVTTKTGVEGPAVVNLRVENSFSSPTQLVELADPVTHMRLQNEANRTRGDFSTFTEEQIAGTERGGNHNIYPATDWYETLFKDYASTTRVNLNVRGGGPKVRYYVAGSFNKDNGLIKSDQANNFTNGIDLKRYLLRSNVNIDLHKNTEMIVRLHSTIDDYRGPLQGGNDIYNAAVRTSPTRFPAVYDPDPSLEGVPHILFGNGLPPRGQVAAGGDESAVPVWFNPYAELQRGYRDTRRQLSLVQLEFKQKLDSWTPGLSARILGNINTTSYFENRRAYQPYFYRLSTFDPYTEEYNLVRTALASGDESLELQPGLHTNNSVIYMESAVHYNRTFGKNTVGGLVVMIAREYLDGNANTVQLSLPSRNLGISGRYNYDYDNKYFAEFNFGYNGSERFAKNNRFGFFPSFGLGWLVSNENFLRSSSLISRLKFRASYGFVGNDQIGNSRNDRFFYLSEVNLSDGGRSATFGRELNAGIPGVSISRYANPLVTWELAEKANFGMELNLFDDAVQLRVDAFKENRTSILQNRADIPSTLGLQAPLQTNVGEVKAHGLDASLDINHYFNNEFWVIGRSTFTYADNEFVVFEEPDFSEVGAPWRSKTGTNVSVAQGYIAERLFVDDEEAKNSPAQFGTPGVDYGGGDIKYKDLNQDGIITELDQAPIGKPLIPKITYGFGFSAGYKRFDINVFFQGLSELSFMINPVSTGPFINSIQNEDNSLASGILSENGLLQAYADDHWSEENRDVYALWPRLSTNQINNNIQTSTWWMRDGSFLRLKQLEIGYNLLSDATNKLGMTNLRVYATGTNLFTWSRFNLWDPELKGNGMNYPLQRVINLGVHIGF, via the coding sequence ATGAAAGAAAAATTACCATGGGCGGTATCACCCAGGATTAAAGGCGCAATGGCTTTGTTTTGGGGGGTACAGTTTGTAATTAGCCCCATTTTTACACCAGCTGTTTCTGCTGATTCCGCGACAGCGTTGGCGACCAGTCCTATTGGTCAGCCTTATTCATTTCATTTAAAGGATAAAGAACCAAAAAAAACCGATGAACGGGAAAAACGTTTTATCGAGGTGATCAATGTTCCAGAGAGGAATGTTTTTCCGCTTTATGTAAATGAAAGAAAAGAGAATTATCCGATGGTTTCCTCACTTGATAGGGAAATTGCGGAAGAAAAAGAAGTGACAGGAAAGGTCTTGGTACCCGGAGACCCGTTGGGTCTTCCAGGGGTTACGGTAAGGCTAAAGGGCACAGATGTAGTGACCGTCACAAATATCGACGGTGAATTTTCGATCTCTGTTCCTGATAATAATGCTGTCCTTATCTTCAGTTTTGTCGGGTACCAGACCACAGAAGTACCCGTGGGCACCCAAACGGATATTACCGTAAAGCTCGAGGAAAACCTAGAAGGACTGGAAGAGGTAGTGGTGGTAGGATTTGGTACGCAAAAGAAGGAAAGTGTAGTGGGTGCGATGTCTACTATTAATCCATCTGAGCTCAAAATCCCCTCCAGTAACTTGACCACGGCATTGGCAGGTAGGGTGTCAGGTATGGTTTCTTACCAGACCAGTGGCGAACCCGGTGCTGACAATGCCCAGTTTTTTGTTAGGGGTGTTGCTTCCTTTAACAACCAAAACGGTCCTCTGATCCTTATCGATGGTGTGGAATTAACGGCTGATGATTTGGCCCGGCTGCAGCCTGATGATATTGAGAGTTTTTCTGTGCTGAAAGATCCCACTACCACGGCGATTTATGGTGCCAGAGGTGCCAACGGAATCATCTTGGTGACCACCAAAACAGGTGTAGAAGGCCCCGCAGTGGTTAATTTGAGGGTGGAAAATTCGTTCAGTTCACCGACCCAATTGGTGGAACTGGCAGACCCAGTTACGCATATGCGGCTCCAAAATGAAGCCAATAGGACGCGGGGAGATTTTTCCACTTTTACAGAAGAGCAGATAGCAGGTACCGAAAGGGGAGGAAACCATAATATCTATCCCGCAACCGATTGGTATGAAACCTTGTTCAAAGACTATGCAAGTACTACCCGGGTAAACCTCAATGTACGTGGTGGTGGCCCTAAAGTCCGGTATTATGTGGCTGGATCATTTAACAAGGACAATGGCCTGATCAAATCTGACCAGGCAAATAACTTCACCAACGGTATTGACCTTAAACGGTACTTGTTACGATCCAATGTGAATATAGACCTTCACAAAAACACCGAAATGATCGTAAGGTTACATTCTACCATTGATGATTATAGAGGCCCACTCCAAGGAGGTAACGACATTTATAATGCAGCGGTACGGACGAGTCCTACGCGGTTTCCAGCAGTGTATGATCCAGACCCGAGCTTGGAAGGTGTGCCACATATCCTTTTTGGCAATGGCCTCCCTCCCCGTGGACAGGTCGCGGCCGGTGGAGACGAAAGTGCCGTTCCCGTGTGGTTTAACCCGTACGCAGAACTCCAGAGAGGCTATCGCGATACCCGTCGGCAGCTTTCCTTGGTACAGTTGGAATTTAAACAAAAACTGGATTCTTGGACACCAGGATTGAGTGCCAGGATCTTGGGCAATATCAATACCACTTCATACTTCGAAAATAGGAGGGCTTATCAACCGTACTTTTATAGGTTGTCCACATTTGATCCTTACACCGAGGAATACAACTTGGTAAGAACTGCCTTAGCTTCTGGGGATGAGTCGTTGGAACTACAGCCTGGCCTGCATACCAATAACTCGGTGATTTATATGGAGTCGGCAGTACATTATAACCGAACTTTTGGCAAGAATACGGTAGGCGGCCTAGTGGTAATGATCGCTAGGGAATACCTGGATGGTAATGCCAATACGGTTCAGCTTTCTCTCCCCAGTAGAAACCTTGGTATTTCTGGGCGTTACAATTATGATTATGACAATAAGTATTTTGCTGAATTTAATTTCGGGTATAATGGCTCGGAACGTTTTGCCAAAAACAATCGATTTGGCTTTTTCCCTTCTTTCGGTTTGGGCTGGCTAGTATCCAATGAGAATTTTTTGCGCTCATCATCACTTATCAGTCGATTGAAGTTTAGGGCTTCGTATGGTTTTGTGGGCAACGATCAAATAGGTAATTCCAGAAACGACCGTTTCTTCTATCTTTCAGAAGTAAACCTGAGTGATGGAGGCAGAAGTGCCACTTTTGGACGTGAGCTCAATGCCGGCATTCCGGGGGTATCCATCAGCAGGTATGCCAATCCTTTGGTGACCTGGGAGCTTGCCGAGAAGGCCAATTTTGGTATGGAACTGAACCTGTTTGACGATGCGGTCCAATTGAGAGTGGACGCATTTAAAGAAAACAGGACGAGTATCCTACAGAACAGGGCAGACATCCCCTCCACACTGGGCTTACAGGCACCACTACAAACCAATGTAGGGGAAGTGAAAGCCCATGGGCTGGATGCGTCCCTGGACATCAACCACTACTTTAACAATGAATTTTGGGTGATCGGTAGGAGTACATTCACCTATGCGGACAATGAATTCGTGGTCTTTGAGGAGCCTGACTTTAGTGAAGTAGGAGCTCCTTGGCGATCCAAAACAGGGACGAACGTAAGTGTGGCGCAAGGGTATATTGCCGAAAGGCTATTTGTGGATGATGAAGAGGCAAAAAACTCTCCTGCACAATTTGGAACCCCAGGTGTGGATTATGGCGGTGGAGATATCAAATACAAAGACCTCAATCAAGATGGTATCATCACTGAACTGGACCAAGCACCAATTGGCAAACCACTTATTCCAAAAATCACCTATGGATTTGGGTTCTCGGCCGGTTACAAACGATTTGATATCAACGTGTTTTTCCAAGGCTTGAGTGAATTGTCCTTTATGATCAATCCTGTTAGCACTGGGCCATTCATCAACTCCATCCAGAATGAGGACAATTCGTTGGCTTCGGGGATATTGAGCGAAAACGGTTTGCTACAGGCGTATGCGGATGACCATTGGTCTGAAGAAAACCGCGATGTATATGCGCTATGGCCACGCCTATCTACCAATCAAATCAACAATAACATACAAACGAGTACCTGGTGGATGCGAGATGGTTCTTTTTTAAGATTGAAGCAGCTGGAAATAGGGTATAACCTGCTAAGTGACGCCACCAATAAACTGGGAATGACCAACCTGCGGGTTTACGCCACCGGTACCAACCTGTTTACTTGGAGCAGGTTTAATCTTTGGGATCCAGAGTTAAAGGGAAATGGAATGAATTACCCTTTGCAGCGTGTGATCAATCTAGGTGTTCATATTGGATTTTAA
- a CDS encoding RagB/SusD family nutrient uptake outer membrane protein: protein MMKARILKYFVVLTMMFPMSSCGDYLDVVPDNIAVIEEAFDTRESSLRFLATLYNYLPPFGHYNNNPALAAGDEIEVNDNVARNWSSRRIARGGQNIIAPDLGYWGNNGTVTNLFIALRDCNIFLENVDRPFDLTEDEKIRWIAEAKFLKAYFHFYLMRMYGPMPITRENIDVSSGVDEVRVKRDPVDDVTDYIVELLDEAIPDLPLVIQDTGNELGRITSPIAASIKARVLVTAASPLFNGNTDYSNFVDHDGVQLISSEYDETKWVEAAAACSEAIELAHEAGHQLYRFQQAPSDWSDTTVLKLSIRGSMTERWNDEVIWGGSDSQVSGGFQSWAQAKIANGLTAETRQSAPSTWSPPMRIAEMFYTENGVPMNEDLDYDYANRYEVGTANSAHKHYVRTGFETAKLHLNREPRFYASIGFDGGIWFGHGVKSDDEALFVRGKKGEQSGDLDGRLYSNSGYYAKKMVYYENVQQTSTAGYSARSYPFPIVRLADLYLMYAEALNESSGPAASHEWVDLVRERAGLEGVVTSWANHSNNPDKPTTQEGMRDIIQQERLIELCFEGIRFWDLRRWKKASEYLNSDIRGWNSQGETTDTYYQVTSLGTYKFLSRDYLWPIAEEDMIANSNLVQNPGW, encoded by the coding sequence ATGATGAAAGCGAGAATATTAAAATACTTTGTGGTCCTGACAATGATGTTTCCCATGTCCAGTTGTGGGGATTATCTTGATGTGGTCCCTGATAATATTGCAGTGATCGAAGAGGCCTTTGATACCAGGGAAAGTTCCCTCAGGTTTTTGGCTACCCTTTACAATTATCTTCCGCCTTTTGGGCATTACAACAATAATCCGGCATTGGCAGCAGGGGATGAAATAGAGGTAAACGATAACGTGGCAAGAAACTGGAGCAGTAGGAGAATAGCCCGTGGCGGCCAGAATATCATCGCGCCCGATCTGGGTTATTGGGGCAATAACGGTACGGTTACCAACCTGTTTATAGCTTTGAGGGATTGTAATATCTTTTTGGAAAATGTGGACAGACCATTTGACCTGACAGAGGACGAAAAAATCAGATGGATAGCAGAAGCAAAATTCCTAAAGGCCTATTTTCATTTTTACCTGATGAGAATGTATGGCCCGATGCCCATTACCCGCGAAAACATCGATGTAAGTAGTGGTGTGGATGAAGTGAGGGTAAAAAGAGACCCTGTCGATGATGTGACGGATTATATAGTGGAGCTATTGGACGAAGCGATCCCAGATCTACCCTTAGTGATCCAGGATACTGGAAATGAGTTGGGACGTATCACTTCTCCCATTGCTGCATCCATCAAAGCCAGGGTATTGGTGACTGCTGCCAGCCCACTATTTAATGGAAATACCGATTATAGCAACTTTGTAGACCATGATGGTGTGCAGTTGATAAGCAGTGAATACGATGAGACCAAATGGGTCGAAGCAGCGGCGGCTTGCAGTGAAGCTATAGAACTCGCCCATGAAGCAGGTCATCAGCTGTACCGGTTTCAGCAGGCTCCTTCGGACTGGTCTGATACCACTGTGCTGAAACTGAGCATTAGGGGAAGTATGACAGAGAGATGGAATGATGAAGTCATTTGGGGAGGTTCGGACAGCCAGGTTTCAGGAGGATTCCAAAGCTGGGCACAAGCGAAAATAGCCAATGGGCTTACAGCAGAAACACGTCAAAGTGCTCCGTCTACATGGTCGCCACCAATGCGGATAGCTGAGATGTTTTATACTGAAAACGGGGTGCCTATGAACGAAGATTTGGATTACGATTATGCCAATCGGTATGAGGTGGGAACTGCCAATTCAGCCCATAAGCACTACGTGAGAACTGGCTTCGAAACCGCCAAGCTTCACTTGAACAGGGAGCCGCGATTTTACGCTTCCATAGGATTTGATGGTGGTATTTGGTTTGGTCATGGGGTAAAAAGCGATGATGAAGCCCTGTTCGTTAGAGGCAAAAAAGGAGAGCAGTCTGGAGACCTAGACGGACGGCTGTACTCTAATAGCGGCTACTATGCGAAGAAGATGGTTTACTACGAAAACGTCCAACAAACATCCACCGCCGGGTATTCTGCCAGGTCTTATCCATTCCCTATTGTTCGATTGGCCGACCTGTATCTGATGTATGCAGAAGCACTGAACGAATCAAGTGGACCTGCCGCTTCCCATGAGTGGGTTGACCTTGTTCGGGAAAGGGCCGGTTTGGAAGGAGTCGTGACATCTTGGGCCAATCACTCCAATAACCCAGACAAGCCTACGACCCAAGAGGGAATGCGGGACATTATCCAGCAGGAGAGATTGATTGAGCTTTGTTTTGAAGGTATTCGGTTCTGGGACTTGAGAAGGTGGAAGAAGGCATCGGAATATTTGAACAGTGACATTAGGGGCTGGAATTCACAAGGAGAGACCACAGATACCTACTATCAAGTGACCTCTCTGGGTACCTATAAGTTCCTGAGCAGGGATTATCTGTGGCCGATAGCAGAGGAGGACATGATCGCCAATTCCAATTTAGTCCAAAACCCAGGTTGGTAA